The genomic interval CATCAGCAGGCCCAGCAGCGACTTCTCGCCGACCGGCCCGGACGGGCGCAGGTACTGCCAGGCCGGCATCAGGGCGCTGAGCGCAATCAGCCCGACCATGGCCACATACAGCGCGCGGCGCGCCAGCGGCCGGTCCAGCAGCAGGCACAGCACCCGATCGTAGGCGCCGTAGGCCTGCGCACTGTGGGCCTGAAAATCACCGAGCAGGGGCTTGGGCCGCAGCCACCGGCGCGCCGCCCAGGGCGTGACCACATAGGCGAACAGCAGCGAGGTGAACATCGCCGTCGGCAGGTTGAACACGATCGGGAAGAAAAACTCCCCCGGCATGCCGCTGACCACGATCATGGCCGCGAATACCGCCATCATCGAAAAGGTGGCGAAATTGGTGGCGTTGCCGATCTCGGCCACCGCCAGCACGGCCATCGCCCGCCGGTCGCCGGCCGGATTGTCGGTGTAGTGGCGGTAGATGTTCTCCACCACCACGATGGCGTCGTCCACCAGCGAGCCGAGCGCCAGGATCAGCGCGAACAGCGCCACACGGTTGATGGTGACCCCGGCAAAGCCGTCGGCCATGACCACGGTGAGCATCACCAGCGGCACCACCAGCATCACCATCAGGCCCTCGCGCCAGCCCAGCGTCAGCAACAGCGTCCCGACCACCGCCAGGATGGCGACTGCCAGATGTTCGACCAGCGTGTTGACGGCGTCGTCGGCCTTGTCGCCGTCGTTGCGCGTGGTCACCACCTGCACGCTGGCGGGCACGAACTGGCGCTGCATGCGCAGCACGCGCTCCTGGACCTGCTGGCCGATGCGCACGGCGTTCTGGCCGGACTTCTTGGCCACGGCGATGGTCACTGCCGGCAGTTCCTGGCCACCCAGCGCTGCAAAACGCGGATCCGCCGCACCGAAGGCCAGCCGGGCCATGCTGTGGCGGTCCTGCGGCGGGCCGTCGATGATTTCCGCGACGTCTTCAAGGTAGATCAGCCGGCCCTTGCTCTCGCCCACCACCAGGTGCCGCAGGTCTTCCAGCGACGCCAGCTGGTTGTCCAGATACACACCGGCCCGTTCGCCGCGCTCGGTGATGTCGCCCACCGGGCGCGCCAGGTTGGACGCCGCCAGGCGCGCCAGGCCCTGATCCAGGGTGATGCCGAAGGCCTGCATGCGCTCGGGCTCCACCTCCACCCGCAGCTCGCGATCACGCCCGCCATAGACCTGCACGATCGACACCCCGCGCACACTGCGCAGGCGTTCGGCCATGCGGTCGGCCACGCGTTTCAGGGCATGGTCGTCATACTCGGCCGAGGCCAGGGTAATGGTGACCACCGGCACGTCGTCGGCGTCGATCGGCGTGACGGTCGGCGCACCGGCCTGCGGCGGCAGGCGCGGGCGCAGTTGCTCGACCTTGTCGTAGACGCGCACCAGAGCCGCTTCCTTGGGCACGCCCACGTCGAACTCGACCTGCACCGAGGCCAGGGAGTTGCTGGCCGTGCCATAGGTGTGCTTCACGTCCGGCATTTCGGACAACGCCGCTTCCAGCGGCGTCAGCAGCAGGCGTTCGACCTCCTGCGCACTGGCACCGGGCAGCGCCACGCTGACCTGCGCGGCCGGCACCAGGATCTGTGGGTTCTCCTCACGCGGGGTCAGCAGCAGGGCCAGCGTGCCGAACAGGGACACGCCCAGGATCACCAGCGGCGTGAGCTTCGAATCGACAAAAAAGCTGGCCAGACGGCCAGCGACGTTGAAGCGCGGATCGCTCATTGCGCGGCAGGCGTGCTGACCGCCAGGCGATCCCCGTCACGCAGGTCGGCCGGCGGGTTCAGCACCAGCCGGTCGCCGTCCACAAGGCCGGCCGTGACCTCCACCCGCCCGTCGATCTGTCGACGGGTGCGCAGCCAGCGAAACTCGACCCGACCGTCCGCCGCCACCCGGAACACGCCCGAAAGACCACCGCGCTCGGTCAGCGCCGCCTGCGGCACGGTCAGGGGCTGATCTTCACCCACGTGGAACTGGGCGCGCCCGAACATGCCCGGCAGCAGCCCGGCGGCAATCGGCAGACTGACCTTGACCTCGTAGCGCCGGGTGGCTGGATCGGCTGACGGCACCACCCGCAACAGACGCCCTTCGTAGGCCTGCGGCGCGGCGTCGAGTTTCACGCGCACCGGCTGCGCCGGGTCGAGCTGCGTGACGCGGCTCTCGGCGACGTAGGTCTGGAACACCAGCGTGTTCCGGGCCTCGATTTCCAGAATGGGCACGCCCGGCGTGGCCAGATCACCGGCCTCGCGCAGCCGCGCGACCACCACGCCGTCGACCGGGCTGATGATGCTGGTGTAGGCCCGCTGGGCATTGGCGGTTTCGAGTGCCGCCTGGGCCTCGGCCAGGCGCGCCTGCGCCACCTGGCGCCGCACTTGCGCCTTGCGCAGGGTGTCCATCGGCACGGCGCCGGTCTTGGTCAGGGCGGTGAACTTGTCCACGTCCACCCGTGCATCGGCCAGATCGGCCTGCGCCGAGGCGAGCGCCGCGGCCGCCCGCCGCACCGCACCCTCCACGTCGGACGGGTCGATTTCAACCACCACCTGGCCCTCGCGGACCAGGTCCCCTTCCCGCACTGCGAGCTTGCGGATGAAGCCGCTGATGCGCGACGACAGCTGCACGCGCTCATCGGCAATCACGCTGCCGGGGGCCGTGTAATAGCGCGGCACCGTGCTGACGCCGGCGGTGGCCAGTTCAAGATCGTTGCGGCTGCGCGGCGCTGACGATGGAGTCGAATCGCCGCAGGCTGCCAGCAGCAGCGGTAACAGCACAAACAGCAGCGGGCGGCCAATCCCTGGCCGGCGGAGCATTACTTCGGATCCTTGCGCATACCGTGCAGGGCCAGGTCCGTGACGTGATCGATGATCGCCTGACGCAGATCGTCCGGCGTGTCGGAGGGCATCAGATAGCGCCGTACCGGCTCCAGGGTGTAGTGCCCGATGGTCAGTGCCAACGCAGAGCTCGCCAGGAACGAGGGCCGGTAGTTGCCGGGCGGCAGGTCGCGTCCCACGCGCATGATTTCCCGGAACGGTTCGGCGAATACCCGGGTTGCCAGGTATTCGAGCCGCTTCTCGTCCCGCTCCAGCAGCTCGCGCCGCAACATGGGCAGGAACAATTCGTCGCCGTGGATGGCGTCGACCAGCACTTCCACCACCCGGCGCACCTTGTCCTCGAACGTCGTCAGGCCCTTGAGGGCCTCGCCCATGCGGCCGATGCGGCGCCGGAAGGTGTACTCCAGCACTTCCAGATACAGCTGGTCCTTGTCGGTGAAGTGGTGATACAGCGCCGCCGGCGTGATGCCGCAGGCCTTGGCCAGGTCGCGCATGGAGGTGGCCGCGTAGCCACCGGCGGCGAACAGCGGCGCCGTTTTTTCCAGGATGTCTTCCTTGCTCAGGCGACGGATGAGCTTGTCTGTTGCAGGCGGCATTGGTTTTTTATTCCTGAATGAACGTTAGGCGCGGCTGCGCATGATACTGATCCGTGCCGTAAACGCCAGTCCGGCGCCGCATCATTTAGCAACAGTCAGGCCAGATTCGCCGGCTCCAACCGGTCACTCGCTGGTCGAGGCTGCTTCACGCCGCTGCGCACGCCTCGCGAGCAGCTTGGCCACCAGCAACCCCAGCTCAAACAAAAGCCACACCGGCACCGCCAGGATGGTTTGCGAGAACACGTCCGGCGGCGTCAGCAGCATGCCGACGATGAACGCGCCGACGATCACGTACGGCCGTCCCTTGCGCAAGGTAGCGATGTCGACGAAGCCCAGCGACACCAGCAGAACCACGATCACCGGCACCTCGAAGGCAACCCCGAAGGCCAGGAACAGCGTCAGCACGAAATCCAGGTAACTGGTCACATCGGTCATTACCAGCACGCCGGCTGGCGCTGCGGCGGCAAAGAAGCCGAAGATGATCGGGAACACCACGAAATACGCGAACGCCATGCCCAGATAAAACAGCAGCACACTGCTGATCAGCATGGGCAAGGCCAGGGCCCGTTCGCGCAGGTACAGGCCCGGCGCGACAAAGGCCCAGGCCTGGTGCAGCACCAGTGGCATGGCCAGATAGACCGCCAGCATCATCGCGAACTTGAACGGCGCCAGAAACGGCGCCGCAACGCCGGTGGCGATCATCGAGGCGCCTTCCGGCAGGCGCTGCATCAGCGGCTGCGCAAGCGTCGTGTACAGCGGGTTGGCGAACGGCATCAGCGAGAACATCAGCACCACGATGATCACCGCCGACCGCAGCAGCCGGGTGCGCAGCTCCAGCAGATGCGACATCAGGGACTGCTGGGGTGCTTCCTCAGGTTCCATCGCTGGCGGCACTCGTTTTGTTGGATTCAGGGCTTTGGGTCGGTGCCGACGAATCCACCTGCGCGCTGGCCGCAGCTGCCAGTTCCGTACCGGCCTCCACCACGTCCTTGTGCAGCGCCTCGACGGGCTCTGCCAACCGCCGGGCCTCTTCGCGCAGGGTCTGGCGCAGTTCCTCGGCCTTCAGCTCGCGGTCGACCTCAGCCGTAAAACGCTGCACGGTCGCGCGCAAGCGGCCCATCCACAGGCCGGCCGTGCGGGCTGCCTGCGGCAAGCGTTCCGGGCCCAGCACCAGCAGGGCGATCACGCCACACAGCAGCAGCTCGCTGAATCCGATGTCGAACACGCTGCCTCAGCCGTCGTGATGCTCGCGCTGCGAGGTGCTGTCGGCGGGGCGCGCCGGCTCGCTGCGGCGGTCGGCCAGGCGCTCGGCCTCGCGCGTCGCCTCGTCCTTCTCGCCTTCCTTCATGGCATTGCGAAAGCCCTTGATGGCGCCGCCCAGATCCCCGCCCAGGCTGCGCAGGCGCTTGCCGCCGAACAGCACCAGCACGATCGCCAGAATGATCAGCAGTCGCAGCGGCGTGATGCCTTCCAGGCCCATGGCCCTATCCTCCAAGTTGGGTGAATCATTGATCCTGCCGCTCGAACCGGCTATCGGACGCTCAGGGCACGCCGCGGCTGGCCTTCTCGTCCAGTCCCGAGCGCCCGAAGCGCCGCTCCAGTTCCGCCAGCACGTCGTCGACCGACAGATTCTGCGCCACCAGCACGACCATCGTGTGAAACCACAGATCGGCCGCCTCGGCGACGATGCGCTCGGGCACCCCATCCTTGCCGGCCATGACCAGCTCGGTGGCTTCCTCGCCGATTTTCTTCAGCATGCCGTCGGCGCCACCGGCCAGCAGCCTGGCGACGTAAGAGCTTTCGGGCGCCGCGCCGCGGCGCGCTTCCAGCACCGCCTGCAGGCGGGCAAGCACGTCACTCATGGCCGCTTGCGCCCGGATAAATGGCGTCTGGGCTGCGCAGCACCGGCTCGTCGGCGAGCCACTCGCCGTCGGCGAGGCGCAAAAAAAAGCACCGCTCGCGGCCGGTATGACAGGCGATGCCGCCCCGTTGTTCCACGGTCAGCAACACGGTGTCGCCGTCGCAGTCCAGGCGCAGCTCGCGCACGATTTGCGTGTGTCCGGAGGTCTCGCCCTTGCGCCACAGCCGCCCGCGCGAGCGCGACCAATACACGGCAACGCCCTCGGCCACGGTGGCGGCCAGCGCCTCGCGGTTCATCCACGCCATCATCAGCACCCGGCCGCTGCCGGCGTCCTGGGCGATGGCCGGCACCAGACCCCGTTCGTCCCAGCGCACGGCGTCCAGAAAATCAGGCATCGGCCAGCGCCGGATCGTCACGGCGCACCACCACGCCGGCCGCTGCCAGGCGCGCCTTGGCCTGGTCGATGCTGTAGTCGCCGAAATGAAAGATGCTGGCCGCCAGCACCGCGTCGGCATGCCCCAGCAGCACGCCGTCGCGCAGGTGATCCAGATTGCCAACGCCGCCGGAGGCGATCACCGGCACCGGCACGGCGTCGCTCACGCGGCGCGTGAGTTCCAGGTCAAAGCCCTCGCGGGTGCCGTCGCGGTCCATGCTGGTCAGCAGCAGCTCGCCGGCGCCGAGCGCCACCATGCGCTGCGCCCACTCGATGGCATCGAGGCCGGTGGCGCGCCGCCCGCCGTGGGTGAACACCTCCCAGCGCTGCGGCCCGACCTGCTTGGCGTCGATGGCGACCACGATGCACTGGCTGCCGAACTGCTGCGCCGCCTCGGCCACCAGCTGCGGCCGCTGCACGGCGGCAGTGTTGATCGACACCTTGTCGGCGCCGGCCACCAGCAGGCGGCGGATGTCCTCGACGCTGCGTACGCCACCGCCGACCGTGAAGGGGATGAACACCTGCTCGGCGACCGCTTCCACCACGTGCAGCAGCGTGTCGCGGTCGTCCGCGCTGGCGGTGATGTCCAGGAACACCAGTTCGTCGGCGCCGGCCTCGCTGTAGCGCTTGCCGGTTTCCACCGGGTCACCGGCGTCGCGCAGTTCGACGAAGCGCACGCCCTTGACGACGCGCCCGTGGTCGACGTCCAGACACGGAATGATGCGCTTGGCGAGCACGCCCTAGCCGCCCAGTTCCACGACGCGCCGCAGCGCCGTCGGCAGGTCGAGGCTGCCCTCGTACAGGGCGCGGCCGATCACCACACCGGACACGCCCTCGCCGGCGACGGCGCACAGGGCCTCGATGTCGGCCAGATCCGTCACGCCACCGGAGGCAATCACCGGCACCGTCACGGCGCGCGCCAGCTCGACCACGCCGTCCACGTTGACGCCGCGCAGCATGCCGTCGCGACCGATGTCGGTATAGATGATGGCTTCCACGCCGTCGCGCTCGAAATGCTGGGCCATGTCGATCACGCCGTGCTGCGACAGCTTGGACCAGCCGTCGATGGCTACCTTGCCGTCGCGGGCGTCCAGCCCCACGATGATATGGCCCGGGTACTCGGTGCAGGCATCGCCCACGAAGTGCGGCACGTTGACCGCCTGCGTGCCCAGGATCACGTAGCGCACGCCGGCGTCCAGATAGGCCTCGATGGTGTCCTCGTCGCGGATGCCGCCGCCGACCTGCACGTCCACGCCGGCGACTGCGGCCGTGATCGCGGCGATGACCTTGGCGTTGACCGGCCGGCCCGCCACGGCGCCATCCAGGTCCACCACGTGCACGCGCGTGGCACCCTGCTCCACCCAGCGGCGGGCCACGGCGACCGGGTCGTCGTCGAACACCGTCACGTCATCCATGTGCCCCTGGCGCAGGCGCACGCACTTGCCGCCCTTCAGGTCGATGGCGGGTATCAGCAGCATCAGTCCTCTCCTCGGGTAGTGCCGTCCCAGCTCACGAAGTTGGCCAGCAGACGCAGGCCCGCGTGATGACTCTTTTCCGGATGAAACTGTGTCGCCAGCAGGTTGCCGCGCGCCAGCGCGCAGGCGAACGCCGTGCTGCCGTGCTGGCTGCGCCCAAGCACGAGTGCCTCATCCGCGGGGCACACGTAGTAACTGTGCACGAAGTAAAACCACGCGCCATCCGGGATGCCGGCCAGCACGGGATGCGATTTCGTGAAGCCGACCTGATTCCAGCCCATGTGCGGCACCTTGCGCCGTTCGCCGCCCGGCAGCAACTCGCCGTCCGCGAAGCGCGCCACGCGCCCGGCAACCAGACCCAGGCCGGGCACGCCGCCGTCTTCCTCGCTGAACTCCAGCAGCGCCTGCAGGCCAAGACAGATGCCCAGGAACGGCTTGGTCAAGGCCGCCTCGCGCACCGCATCCGCCAGGCCGCTATCGGCCAGGCGCACCACGCAGGCGCCGATCGCGCCCTGGCCGGGAAACACCACCCGCGCCGCGTTGCGGATCACGGCCGGATCGGCACTGACCTGCACGCGGGCACCGACGTGCTCCAGCGCCTTGGCCACCGACCGCAGGTTGCCCATGCCAAAGTCGATGACGACGGTGTCGTTCATGGCGCGTCAGGAAAATCGACCGGTTGCTGTCAAAGGCTGCCCTTGGTCGACGGCACACTGCCGGCGGCCCGCGGATCGATGGCCAATGCCGTGCGCAGTGCCCGGCCGAAGGCCTTGAACACGGTCTCGGCGATGTGGTGCGCGTTGCCGCCGCGCAGGCAGTCGATGTGCAGCGTCACCAGCGCATGGTTGACGAAGCCCTGGAAGAACTCGCGCAGCAGGTCGACGTCGAAGTCCCCGACCCGGGCCCGTGGATAGTCCACCGCGTAGACCAGCCCCGGCCGGCCGGAACAGTCCAGCACCACCCGTGACAGCGCCTCGTCGAGCGGCACGTAGGCGTGGCCGTAGCGGGTGATGCCGGCGCAGTCGCCCAGCGCCTGCTGCACGGCCTGGCCGAAGGTGATGCCAATGTCTTCCACCGTGTGGTGGGCGTCGATGTGCAGGTCGCCGGTGGCCTCGACCGTGATGTCGAGCGCGCCGTGGCGGGCCACCTGTTCGAGCATGTGGTCCAGGAAAGGCAAGCCGCTGGCCAGCTTCGAGGCGCCGCTGCCGTCCAGATTCACCTGAACCCGGATGTCGGTCTCGCGGGTGGTGCGCCGGATGTCGGCGCTGCGCTGGCTGTTCATACCGTACCGGTCAAATGCGCCCGCAGGGCGGCAAGCAGGGCCTCGTTCTCGGCCGCCGTGCCGACCGTCACCCGCAGGCAATCGGTCAGCAGTGGATGGCCGCCGTGGACGTTCTTGACCAGTATACCGGCCTGTTGCAGCGCCCCGTGCGTGGCCGGCGCCTGGCCGGGCGGCAGACGCAGCAGGATGAAATTGGCGTCGCTTGGATAAACCGTGACGCCCGGCAGGGCTTTCAGTGCCTGCAACAGGCGTTGGCGCTGCTCGCAGATGCGCGCCGCCTCGGCGGCCAGCCGGTCCGCGTGCGCCAGCGCGAACCGCGCCGACCGCTGCGTCAGGGTGTTGATGTTGTAGGGCAGCCGGGCCTTGTCGAACTGTGCCAGCCAGTCCGGGTGGCCGATCAGATAGCCCAGCCGCAAGCCGGCCAGGCCCACCTTCGATAGCGTGCGCAGTACCAGCAGATGATCGAATTCCAGCAGCCAGGGCAACACGCTGCGCCCGGCGAACGGGAAGTAGGCCTCGTCCACCACCACCAGGCCGGGCGCGGCGCCGATCAGCGCGCGCAGGTCGGCCGGGGCGAACAGCCCGGCGGTGGGATTGTTCGGACAGGCCAGATAAATCAGGGCCGGCCGGTGGCGGTCGATGGCCGCCCGCATCGCCGGCAGGTCCAGACCGAAATCCGCCCGCAGCGGCACGTCGATCACGTCCAGGCCCGCCACGCGCGCGATCAGCGAGTACATCGAGAAGGTCGGCGTGGGCAGCAACACGCTGGCGCCAGGCCGCGCCAGACACAGGTCGATCAGCTGAATCAGCTCGTCCGAACCGTTGCCCAGCAGCAGTCCGCGACCTGGCGGCACGCCGGCCTGGCGGGCCAGCGCCTGCGCCAGTTCGGCCGGGTGCGGCAACGGGTAGCGGTTCAGTTCCACGCCACGCAGGCCGGCCAGCCATTCTTCCTCGAGCTCGCCCGGCCACGGGTAGGGATTCTCCATGGCGTCGAGCTTGAGCAGGCCCGCCGCCGGCGGCACGTGATAGGCACTCAGCGCCCGAATTTCAGGCCGCAGCAAGGCGTCGATGCGCGCGGCCGGTGACCCGCTCATGGCCGCTCCAGCCGGCATTCGGCCGAACGCGCGTGGGCGCTCAGACCCTCGCCACGGGCAAGCTCCGCGGCCAGCGGCGCCAGCGCCGCGGCACCGGCGGCGCTCAGGCCAATCAGGCTGCTGCGTTTCTGAAAGTCGTACACGCCCAGCGGCGAGCTGAAGCGCGCCGTGCGCGCCGTCGGCAGCACGTGGTTGGGTCCGGCGCAGTAATCGCCGATGGCTTCCGGCGAGTGGGCGCCCAGAAATATCGCCCCGGCGTGGCGAATGTGCGGCAACAGCGCCTGCGGATCGGCCACCGCCAGCTCCAGGTGCTCGGGCGCCAACGCGCTGGCGAGCGCGGCGGCCTCGGTCAGATCGCGGGTCAGGATCAAGGCTCCGTGCCGGTGCAGCGCGGCCTCGACGATGACGCGCCGCTCAAGACTCGGCAGTAGGGCCGCCATGCGCTCGGCCACGCGGTCCAGATAGGCCGCATCCGGGCACAGCAGAATGGACCGCGCCTGCTCGTCGTGCTCGGCCTGCGCGAACAGGTCATGGGCCAGCCAGTCGGCCGGGGCGCTGCCGTCGGCGACGATCACCACCTCCGACGGGCCGGCGATCATGTCAATGCCGACGGTGCCGAACACCTGCCGCTTGGCGGCCGCCACGTAGCGGTTGCCCGGACCGACGATCTTGTCCACAGCCGGGACGGTCGCCGTGCCGTAGGCCAGCGCCGCCACCGCCTGCGCGCCGCCGATGCGAAACGCCCGATCCACACCGGCAACGTGCGCCGCCGCCAGCACCAGCGGGTTCTCGATACCACCCGGGGTGGGCGACACCATGATGATTTCAGCAACCCCTGCCACCTTGGCCGGAATGACGTTCATCAGCACGCTCGACGGGTACGCCGCCTTGCCGCCCGGCACGTACACACCGACCCGGTCCAGCGGCGTCACCCGCTGGCCGAGCACGCTGCCGTCGGCTTCGCTGTACTGCCAGGATTCCTGGCGCTGGTGCCGGTGGTAAGCGCGCACGCGCTCGGCGGCAGCCAGCAGGGCATCGCGCTGGGCCGGCGTGATGGTCACCACGGCCGCCTCGAGCTGCGCGCGGGGGATTTCGAGTGCGCCGGCGCCGGCGGGAGTCCAGCCGTCGAAACGGCGCGTGCAGTCCAGCAGTGCCTCGTCGCCGTGCTCGCGCACCGCGCTCAGGATCGCCTGTACAGGCGCCTGCACCTCGATGTCGTCCGGCGCGCCGGCCGCCTGCAGTGAGGCGAAGGCAGCCTCGAAACCGGCCGCCCGACTGTCAAGCCGACGCATCGGTCACCTGCCGGGTCAAGGCTTCCAGCGCGCCGATCAGCCGTTCCAGCGCAGGCTGCTTGAGCTTCATCGAGGCCCGGTTCACGACCAGGCGCGAGCTGATGTTGGCGATATGCGCCAGCGGCGCCAGGCCGTTGGCGCGCAGCGTGTTGCCGGTGTCGACCAGGTCCACGATGCAGTCGGCCAGGCCCACCAGCGGCGCCAGCTCCATCGAGCCGTAGAGCTTGATCGGCTCCACCTGCACGCCGCGCTCGGCGTAGTAGCGCTGGGTGATGTTCAGGTACTTGGTGGCCACGCGCAGGCGGCCGGTCGGCAGCGCCACGTCTGCGCGTCCGCACACCATCAGCCGGCAGCGGGCGATACCCAGATCCAGCGGCTCGTAAAGGCCCTCGCCACCGTGCTCGAGCAGCACGTCCTTGCCGGCGATGCCGGCGTCAGCCGCGCCGTAGGCGACGTAGGTCGGCACGTCGGTGGCACGGATGATGATCAGCTGCACGCCGGGGGAGGTCGTATCGACGATCAGCCGCCGCCCGATGTCGCCCACCGGCGCGATCCCCACCCGCGCCAGCAGCGGCAGGGTCTCGTCCAGGATGCGGCCCTTGGAGACCGCGATGCGCAAGCCTTCCATGACGATCTCAGGCCGCGCGGCGGTCCGGCACACGGCGGATGTCGGCACCAAGCTGCGAGAGCTTCTCCTCGATGCACTCGTAGCCGCGGTCGATGTGGTAGATGCGGCTGACCTGCGTCTCGCCGACCGCCACCAGTCCAGCCAGCACCAGCGACGCCGAGGCGCGCAGGTCGGTCGCCATCACCGGCGCCCCGGTCAGGCGCTCGACGCCGCGGATGAAGGCCGTGGAACCTTCCAGGCGCACGTCGGCGCCCATGCGCTGCAGCTCCTGCACATGCATGAAGCGGTTCTCGAAGATGGTCTCGGTCACCGTGGCGGCGCCCTCGGCGATCATGTCCAGCACCATGAACTGCGCCTGCATGTCGGTCGGCATGGCCGGATACGGCGCGGTGCGCAGGCTGACCGCCAACGGCCGGCGGCCCTGCATGTCCAGGCTGATCCAGTCCGGACCGGTGTCGATCCGGGCGCCCGCATCGCGCAGCTTGTGCAGCACGATTTCCAGCAGTTCAGGCCGGGTGTCCTTGAGCTTCACGCGGCCGCCGGTGAGCGCGGCGGCGACCAGGTAGGTGCCGGTCTCGATGCGGTCGGGCACCACCGTGTGGTGGGCGCCGGACAGGCTCTGGCGCCCTTCGATGATCAGCGTGTCGGTACCGGCACCCTGGATGTGGGCGCCCATGGCCGTCAGACACAGCGCCAGATCGCTTATCTCCGGCTCGCGGGCGGCATTCTCGATGATGGTCGTGCCCTCGGCCAGGGCAGCCGCCATCATCAAATTCTCGGTGGCGGTCACCGACACCAGGTCCATGACCAGATGCGCACCGTGCAGGCGCGGCGCCGTGGCCTTGATGTAGCCGTTCTCGACTTTGATCTGGGCACCCATGGCGGCCAGGCCGTCCAGGTGCAGATTGACCGGCCGCTGACCGATGGCACAGCCGCCCGGCAGCGACACCTCCGCGTGCCCGAAGCGCGCCAGCAGCGGCCCCAGCACCAGAATGGAAGCGCGCATGGTCTTGACCAGCTCGTAGGGCGCGAACTGGTTGGTCACGGTGCGCGGGTCGACCTCGATCTGCATCTGCTCGTCCACGGACACGGTGGCACCCATGCGCCCGAGCAGCTCCAGCGTGGTGGTGATGTCATGCAGATGCGGCACGTTGCCGATGGTCATCGGCCCGTCGGCCAGCAGGGTGGCGGCAAGAATCGGCAGGGCCGCGTTCTTGGCGCCCGAAATACGAATTTCGCCGGTCAGGCGCGCGCCGCCCTGAACGATAAGCTTTTCCAAGGTGGATCCTGGCCTGCGCTGCGAGTAGCCGGCACCGGGGCCGGCGCGATGATCAGCCCTTGACGGACTCCAGCAGTTCCTGCAATTCGCCGCTCTCGTAGAGCGCCTGCATGATGTCGCTGCCGCCGATGAACTCGCCGCCGACGTACAGCTGCGGAATGGTCGGCCAGCTGGAGTAGGCCTTGATGCCCTGGCGCACCTCATCGTCCGCCAGCACGTTGACGGTTTCGAACTCGACGCCGCAGGCCTCCAGCATCTGCACCGCCTTGCCGGAGAAGCCGCACTGCGGAAACCGCCGGTCGCCCTTCATGAACAGCACCACCGGCACCGCATTGACGAAGCGGTCGATCTTTTCGAGCACATCCATGGCCATTACCTC from Immundisolibacter sp. carries:
- a CDS encoding efflux RND transporter permease subunit encodes the protein MSDPRFNVAGRLASFFVDSKLTPLVILGVSLFGTLALLLTPREENPQILVPAAQVSVALPGASAQEVERLLLTPLEAALSEMPDVKHTYGTASNSLASVQVEFDVGVPKEAALVRVYDKVEQLRPRLPPQAGAPTVTPIDADDVPVVTITLASAEYDDHALKRVADRMAERLRSVRGVSIVQVYGGRDRELRVEVEPERMQAFGITLDQGLARLAASNLARPVGDITERGERAGVYLDNQLASLEDLRHLVVGESKGRLIYLEDVAEIIDGPPQDRHSMARLAFGAADPRFAALGGQELPAVTIAVAKKSGQNAVRIGQQVQERVLRMQRQFVPASVQVVTTRNDGDKADDAVNTLVEHLAVAILAVVGTLLLTLGWREGLMVMLVVPLVMLTVVMADGFAGVTINRVALFALILALGSLVDDAIVVVENIYRHYTDNPAGDRRAMAVLAVAEIGNATNFATFSMMAVFAAMIVVSGMPGEFFFPIVFNLPTAMFTSLLFAYVVTPWAARRWLRPKPLLGDFQAHSAQAYGAYDRVLCLLLDRPLARRALYVAMVGLIALSALMPAWQYLRPSGPVGEKSLLGLLMTFLPKDDVNTFNIFVDLPENASVEQTDALVREVGRELRATPEVSNYLVALAQPGVTDLSNLLRGSLNRYAPYQAEVRVNLIHRRQRARTSLDIVAELRPRLHAVSQRYPGSVIRTFDDPPGPPSRAKVLAEVYGTDQDDMRRVAADVLTQFEATAGVAEVFDSVTEPVHRHRVVVDEEKAALSGVSSRQIADVLQVLFEGVAVGRVHLPDERNVVPIRIQVPRRDELRPQDLDRIQLSNAAGQIVPLSELVHVVADREDEPILHKDNERVIFVGSEYLTGAGLYAVLGLNQRLAAVEGSQGQPLRVGNLGLYDEPPDTIRGTNMLWEGETRMMLDAYRDMTYALLLAICVVYLMLVAYYRSFAIPLVALAALPLAFIGVFPGHLIMGAEFSGASMVGIIALVGMVVRASLLIIEFGRDAEAQGMTLREAMRTACALRLRPIVLTSLTNILGATVMLLDPVFQGLAISVIFGTLFSTGLTMIVVPALYYAYRQRLLRVAAV
- a CDS encoding efflux RND transporter periplasmic adaptor subunit encodes the protein MLRRPGIGRPLLFVLLPLLLAACGDSTPSSAPRSRNDLELATAGVSTVPRYYTAPGSVIADERVQLSSRISGFIRKLAVREGDLVREGQVVVEIDPSDVEGAVRRAAAALASAQADLADARVDVDKFTALTKTGAVPMDTLRKAQVRRQVAQARLAEAQAALETANAQRAYTSIISPVDGVVVARLREAGDLATPGVPILEIEARNTLVFQTYVAESRVTQLDPAQPVRVKLDAAPQAYEGRLLRVVPSADPATRRYEVKVSLPIAAGLLPGMFGRAQFHVGEDQPLTVPQAALTERGGLSGVFRVAADGRVEFRWLRTRRQIDGRVEVTAGLVDGDRLVLNPPADLRDGDRLAVSTPAAQ
- a CDS encoding TetR/AcrR family transcriptional regulator, with protein sequence MPPATDKLIRRLSKEDILEKTAPLFAAGGYAATSMRDLAKACGITPAALYHHFTDKDQLYLEVLEYTFRRRIGRMGEALKGLTTFEDKVRRVVEVLVDAIHGDELFLPMLRRELLERDEKRLEYLATRVFAEPFREIMRVGRDLPPGNYRPSFLASSALALTIGHYTLEPVRRYLMPSDTPDDLRQAIIDHVTDLALHGMRKDPK
- the tatB gene encoding Sec-independent protein translocase protein TatB — protein: MFDIGFSELLLCGVIALLVLGPERLPQAARTAGLWMGRLRATVQRFTAEVDRELKAEELRQTLREEARRLAEPVEALHKDVVEAGTELAAAASAQVDSSAPTQSPESNKTSAASDGT
- a CDS encoding Sec-independent protein translocase subunit TatA, with amino-acid sequence MGLEGITPLRLLIILAIVLVLFGGKRLRSLGGDLGGAIKGFRNAMKEGEKDEATREAERLADRRSEPARPADSTSQREHHDG
- a CDS encoding phosphoribosyl-ATP diphosphatase, with translation MSDVLARLQAVLEARRGAAPESSYVARLLAGGADGMLKKIGEEATELVMAGKDGVPERIVAEAADLWFHTMVVLVAQNLSVDDVLAELERRFGRSGLDEKASRGVP
- the hisI gene encoding phosphoribosyl-AMP cyclohydrolase; the protein is MPDFLDAVRWDERGLVPAIAQDAGSGRVLMMAWMNREALAATVAEGVAVYWSRSRGRLWRKGETSGHTQIVRELRLDCDGDTVLLTVEQRGGIACHTGRERCFFLRLADGEWLADEPVLRSPDAIYPGASGHE
- the hisF gene encoding imidazole glycerol phosphate synthase subunit HisF is translated as MLAKRIIPCLDVDHGRVVKGVRFVELRDAGDPVETGKRYSEAGADELVFLDITASADDRDTLLHVVEAVAEQVFIPFTVGGGVRSVEDIRRLLVAGADKVSINTAAVQRPQLVAEAAQQFGSQCIVVAIDAKQVGPQRWEVFTHGGRRATGLDAIEWAQRMVALGAGELLLTSMDRDGTREGFDLELTRRVSDAVPVPVIASGGVGNLDHLRDGVLLGHADAVLAASIFHFGDYSIDQAKARLAAAGVVVRRDDPALADA